One window of Novipirellula aureliae genomic DNA carries:
- a CDS encoding RrF2 family transcriptional regulator: MINQKTSQNAISAMSRLAELYAVRPTCTLSSREIAESRNLPTPIVAKILTILSRAGYVTGSPGPGGGYRLAKKPSAITLKEVMVLFERESESMCPFGPGWCGNKEPCPLHDTIVDMEKRAQKFLTKTTFAAFVKGAPSVPITSCQ, translated from the coding sequence ATGATTAACCAGAAGACTTCGCAGAATGCGATCTCCGCGATGAGCCGTTTAGCGGAACTGTATGCCGTGAGGCCCACTTGCACATTGTCATCACGCGAGATTGCCGAAAGTCGGAATTTGCCGACGCCGATTGTCGCAAAGATTTTGACCATCCTTTCGCGAGCAGGCTACGTAACCGGTTCGCCTGGCCCCGGCGGCGGTTACCGATTAGCCAAAAAACCGTCCGCGATCACGCTCAAAGAAGTGATGGTGCTGTTCGAGCGTGAATCCGAATCGATGTGCCCATTCGGCCCTGGCTGGTGCGGTAATAAAGAACCCTGCCCGCTACACGACACAATCGTCGACATGGAAAAACGAGCCCAGAAATTCTTAACCAAGACGACTTTTGCCGCGTTCGTCAAGGGAGCGCCGAGCGTGCCGATTACCAGTTGTCAATAG
- a CDS encoding c-type cytochrome, which produces MPTYQEEKFPIPTPGRLAKELRLRRPPWWMVVALLLAVIGTWIPLAWIGYIRTTKSRSPRVHIFQDMDKQAKFAAQSSHPWFVDGRAMRQPVEGTVARGHLQHDPHFFDGFTKDDSGAITYFTSLPSQLVEEQSLVDRGYQRYQIFCAVCHGASGTGDGLVNLRAIELKETKWVPATNLMTQEIRDRADGQIFQAIRDGVRNMPRYGSQIPARDRWAIVAYLRELQAESPVVSVASSRSEIE; this is translated from the coding sequence ATGCCGACCTATCAAGAAGAGAAATTCCCGATTCCAACGCCAGGGCGATTGGCAAAGGAGCTTCGTCTGCGGCGTCCGCCCTGGTGGATGGTCGTGGCACTGCTTCTGGCAGTGATTGGCACCTGGATTCCATTAGCGTGGATTGGATACATCCGCACGACGAAAAGCCGCAGTCCACGAGTGCATATCTTTCAAGATATGGACAAACAGGCCAAGTTCGCAGCTCAGTCGTCACATCCATGGTTTGTCGATGGGCGGGCGATGCGACAACCCGTGGAAGGCACCGTTGCGCGAGGCCATTTGCAGCACGATCCGCACTTTTTTGATGGATTTACGAAAGATGATTCAGGAGCGATCACTTATTTTACGTCGTTGCCATCGCAGCTTGTCGAAGAACAATCGTTGGTCGACCGAGGGTACCAGCGGTATCAGATCTTTTGTGCTGTATGCCACGGTGCATCTGGAACGGGCGATGGGTTAGTGAATCTAAGAGCGATTGAGTTGAAGGAAACGAAATGGGTTCCAGCAACAAACTTAATGACACAAGAGATACGCGACCGAGCCGACGGCCAAATTTTTCAAGCGATACGTGATGGAGTCAGGAATATGCCCCGTTACGGTTCTCAGATTCCCGCGCGAGACCGTTGGGCAATCGTTGCATACTTGAGAGAGTTACAAGCGGAATCACCTGTCGTGTCTGTGGCTTCCAGCCGCAGCGAGATAGAATAA
- the nrfD gene encoding NrfD/PsrC family molybdoenzyme membrane anchor subunit — MSTTTDTASLSQWELQPNNPSERVPLVLGDNDFTSVTDTVTELALRRTPQMWYVAFACSLALLSILIVTVGYLLTTGVGVWGNNNAVSWGFPIVNFVFWVGIGHAGTLISAILFLLRQNWRTGINRFAEAMTIFAVCCAGLFPGIHVGRIWLAYWLAPYPNELGMWPQARSPLLWDVFAVSTYATVSLMFWYMGMIPDLATLRDRAKNRFAQVAYGIFALGWNGSNRHWLRFEKAYLLLAALATPLVLSVHSVVSFDFATSQLPGWHTTIFPPYFVAGAVFGGFAMVLVLSIPAREWFGLRNLITHRHIENMAKVMLGTGMIVAYAYSVEFFTAWYSKHHYEQFVFMNRPMGPYWWAFWLMVCCNVVAPQALWFSWIRQRVWMIFLVAVLVNIGMWFERFVIVVTSLHRDFLPSSWAMFSPTWVDLLMLLGSFGLFFTLFLLFCRYLPMVAMAEVKTVMPQAHGEEHGVRFDYQPDPDTPEELRRGHWFT; from the coding sequence ATGAGCACCACGACCGACACCGCCTCCCTTTCCCAATGGGAACTGCAACCGAACAACCCCAGCGAACGGGTTCCGCTGGTGCTTGGCGACAACGATTTTACCTCGGTCACTGACACGGTTACTGAACTCGCCCTGCGCCGCACTCCGCAAATGTGGTATGTCGCCTTCGCTTGTTCACTCGCCCTACTCTCAATCCTGATCGTCACGGTTGGCTACCTACTAACCACTGGCGTCGGCGTGTGGGGCAATAACAATGCCGTCAGTTGGGGGTTCCCGATCGTCAACTTCGTTTTCTGGGTTGGTATTGGGCATGCTGGAACGCTGATCTCTGCGATTTTATTTCTGCTGCGGCAAAATTGGCGTACTGGGATCAACCGGTTTGCGGAGGCGATGACGATCTTTGCCGTTTGTTGTGCGGGCCTTTTTCCTGGAATCCATGTTGGACGAATCTGGCTCGCCTACTGGTTGGCTCCTTATCCGAATGAACTGGGCATGTGGCCTCAAGCTCGCAGTCCGCTATTGTGGGACGTCTTCGCCGTTAGCACTTACGCGACCGTTTCGCTGATGTTCTGGTATATGGGGATGATCCCCGATTTGGCGACACTGCGTGACCGAGCCAAAAATCGTTTCGCACAGGTCGCTTACGGTATATTCGCGTTGGGCTGGAACGGATCGAACCGTCACTGGTTGAGATTCGAGAAAGCCTATTTGCTCTTGGCTGCTCTGGCGACACCGCTGGTGTTGAGCGTCCATAGTGTGGTTTCGTTCGACTTTGCAACGTCGCAGCTTCCCGGTTGGCACACAACGATCTTCCCGCCTTACTTCGTCGCCGGTGCTGTGTTCGGCGGTTTCGCGATGGTGTTGGTGCTTTCGATTCCAGCGCGCGAGTGGTTCGGATTGCGAAATTTGATCACGCATCGGCATATCGAGAACATGGCCAAGGTGATGTTGGGGACCGGGATGATTGTGGCTTATGCCTACTCCGTCGAATTTTTCACGGCGTGGTACAGCAAGCATCACTACGAGCAATTCGTGTTCATGAACCGGCCGATGGGACCGTATTGGTGGGCGTTTTGGCTGATGGTTTGTTGCAATGTTGTTGCACCGCAAGCGTTATGGTTTAGCTGGATACGCCAGCGAGTGTGGATGATTTTCCTGGTCGCGGTTCTAGTCAACATCGGCATGTGGTTCGAGCGATTCGTGATCGTTGTCACATCGTTGCATCGCGATTTCCTGCCGTCTAGCTGGGCGATGTTCTCGCCGACCTGGGTTGACCTGCTCATGTTGCTGGGCAGCTTCGGCTTGTTTTTCACGCTGTTCCTATTGTTCTGCCGCTACTTACCCATGGTGGCGATGGCGGAAGTCAAAACGGTGATGCCGCAAGCGCATGGCGAAGAGCATGGTGTTCGGTTCGATTACCAACCGGACCCGGACACCCCCGAAGAATTGAGACGAGGACATTGGTTTACCTAA
- the mobB gene encoding molybdopterin-guanine dinucleotide biosynthesis protein B, producing MKRVHIVGRKNSGKTTLIVELVRLLSEQGYRVGTIKHTHHSHELDAPGKDSHQHRQAGSSVVGILSPGMTAVFQAADDPVSRDASRYDSLAPMFAGCDLVLVEGDLQTDAVKIEVWRAGISEAPYATVAPAITAVVTDDSIDVRIPTWTRTNIESLAEKVLSLAKSQT from the coding sequence ATGAAACGAGTACACATTGTTGGCCGGAAAAATAGCGGCAAGACGACCTTGATCGTAGAGTTGGTCCGCCTGCTCAGCGAACAAGGCTATCGTGTGGGCACGATCAAGCACACGCATCATTCTCATGAGCTCGACGCGCCCGGCAAAGATTCACATCAACATCGCCAAGCTGGTTCATCCGTTGTCGGCATCCTGTCGCCCGGCATGACTGCCGTCTTCCAAGCTGCCGACGATCCAGTATCACGCGACGCATCACGCTACGATTCGCTTGCACCGATGTTCGCCGGTTGTGACTTGGTCCTCGTCGAAGGGGATCTGCAAACCGATGCAGTCAAGATCGAAGTTTGGCGGGCTGGTATTAGCGAAGCCCCCTACGCGACGGTTGCGCCCGCCATCACCGCAGTCGTCACCGACGACTCGATCGACGTTCGAATCCCGACTTGGACGCGAACCAACATCGAATCGCTTGCAGAAAAAGTACTCTCGCTCGCAAAGTCGCAAACGTGA
- a CDS encoding transposase, with amino-acid sequence MPFHHNERLSFQPFDEWGEVRIYYNGFLPHWRQDGCTYFVTFRLADSVPEGVLEAWRCEREQWLRTRDIEVNDDNWIGTFRRLSRNDRKLFERYFVSKLFQTLDEAHGSCVLRDNQLAEIVMKALLHFHTERLECGDAVVMPNHVHALMTPYPGYELEDVLHSIKSYTSNQIHARLKTKGTLWMSETHDHIVRDGEELLRIQNYIRVNPDKARLPDGQYLLHTAEYDLQL; translated from the coding sequence ATGCCATTCCATCACAACGAACGACTATCCTTTCAGCCGTTTGATGAATGGGGTGAGGTGCGAATTTACTACAATGGTTTTTTACCTCATTGGCGCCAAGATGGGTGTACCTATTTCGTGACATTCCGGTTAGCAGATTCGGTTCCTGAAGGCGTCTTGGAAGCGTGGAGATGCGAACGAGAGCAATGGCTGCGGACTCGCGACATCGAAGTGAATGACGACAACTGGATCGGGACATTTAGGCGGTTGTCACGAAATGATCGAAAACTTTTTGAACGTTACTTTGTTTCCAAACTGTTTCAAACGCTCGATGAGGCACATGGTAGTTGTGTGCTTCGCGATAATCAGCTTGCAGAGATTGTTATGAAGGCACTATTGCATTTCCACACGGAAAGGCTTGAGTGTGGCGACGCAGTGGTGATGCCAAATCATGTTCATGCACTTATGACGCCGTATCCAGGTTATGAACTGGAGGATGTTCTGCATTCAATCAAGAGCTACACATCGAACCAAATACATGCGCGGTTGAAAACCAAAGGTACGTTGTGGATGAGCGAGACTCACGATCATATTGTGCGTGATGGTGAGGAGCTATTACGAATTCAGAATTACATCCGTGTGAATCCCGATAAAGCGAGACTGCCGGACGGACAGTATTTGTTGCATACGGCCGAGTACGATCTTCAACTGTAA
- a CDS encoding YwiC-like family protein codes for MIEHQPKEHGAYAILIIPVLTSFAAVGVSWVGVFVAAASVAGFLAHEPLLVMIGHRGQRARRSATTASRYLLTLTVICIASGVASLISGNVAVRVALIGCVVLATLSFGVAFAGRHRTPLGQTAGVIGLSAPCVPILLAGGMGTGDALKTWVVWLLGFAATTLAVRSVIAFQKHRNRMLHWTGLTAISVFPLSMFVWWMDANDWVLPVIPMVLASWYLMIQPPPAKRLKQIGWSLVGATVLTAISVVVVIP; via the coding sequence GTGATCGAACATCAGCCTAAGGAACATGGTGCCTATGCGATTTTGATCATCCCGGTCCTGACCTCTTTTGCAGCCGTGGGGGTGAGTTGGGTAGGCGTTTTTGTCGCGGCGGCCTCGGTCGCTGGTTTTCTAGCGCACGAGCCGTTATTGGTGATGATCGGTCATCGTGGACAGCGAGCGAGACGGTCTGCAACGACAGCGTCTCGCTATTTGCTCACGTTGACTGTGATCTGCATAGCAAGTGGAGTTGCTTCGCTGATATCCGGCAATGTCGCGGTTCGTGTTGCGCTGATTGGGTGCGTTGTTCTCGCAACGCTCAGTTTTGGAGTCGCATTTGCCGGTAGGCATCGAACGCCGCTTGGACAAACCGCTGGCGTGATTGGGCTCTCAGCACCTTGTGTTCCCATCTTACTTGCCGGGGGAATGGGGACGGGGGATGCCCTCAAAACGTGGGTGGTTTGGTTGCTTGGATTCGCTGCAACGACGTTAGCGGTTCGTAGTGTGATTGCATTCCAAAAGCATAGGAATCGAATGCTCCATTGGACCGGGTTAACAGCGATCTCTGTGTTTCCACTTTCGATGTTTGTGTGGTGGATGGACGCGAACGATTGGGTCCTGCCAGTGATCCCGATGGTCTTGGCGAGTTGGTATCTGATGATTCAGCCTCCACCGGCGAAGCGGCTCAAACAAATTGGTTGGAGCCTCGTTGGGGCTACCGTTTTGACAGCGATCTCGGTGGTTGTCGTTATCCCTTAA
- a CDS encoding DUF3341 domain-containing protein produces the protein MSEQKPYALIAEFDSVATIMRAAEKVRDADYMIWDVHSPMPIHGINKSMGLPPTILPWITLVHGLAGAVFGLLMCWWMNATTVPGLSPSVQGYEFMISGKPTFSLPANIPIIFETTVLFAAIGTVLGMLGLNKLPMLYNPLSKSRRFLRATSDRFFIVIEAEDKHFELEKTKAFLESLGPTAIEVVIED, from the coding sequence ATGAGTGAACAGAAACCCTACGCCCTAATCGCCGAGTTCGACTCGGTTGCCACGATCATGCGGGCTGCCGAGAAAGTTCGTGACGCGGACTACATGATCTGGGACGTGCATAGCCCGATGCCGATTCATGGGATCAATAAATCGATGGGTTTACCGCCAACGATTCTGCCGTGGATCACACTGGTCCACGGTCTTGCAGGCGCAGTCTTCGGACTACTGATGTGTTGGTGGATGAACGCAACGACGGTCCCGGGTTTATCGCCGAGTGTACAAGGCTATGAGTTTATGATTAGCGGTAAGCCAACCTTCAGTTTACCTGCGAACATTCCAATCATCTTCGAGACCACTGTGCTGTTCGCTGCGATTGGTACGGTGTTGGGGATGTTGGGGCTGAACAAGCTGCCGATGCTTTACAACCCGCTCAGCAAGAGTCGTCGGTTCTTGCGTGCCACGTCGGATCGGTTCTTTATTGTGATTGAAGCGGAAGACAAGCATTTCGAGTTAGAAAAGACGAAAGCGTTTCTCGAGTCCCTCGGCCCGACCGCGATCGAAGTGGTAATAGAGGATTAG
- a CDS encoding quinol:cytochrome C oxidoreductase gives MTKQTTIEPVYLSIPRTVILILCGGAVAGALLSVTASMLYTGGAHRVMLSYLVAFAFALSLSLGSLFFVLVQHLTRAGWGVLVRRPAEIFALNVITVAVLFVPLAFSVLGNSASLYPWATANVDELTQSKQNWLHPGLFLLRAAVFFAVWAWIAWFYFHRSRHHDLAGGEDDTRQMEWWAGPAMFVFGITLTYASFDFLMSLDPHWYSTIFGVYYFAGCAVGGFSILLLSVLLLEKYGILTPIISDEHRRDLGRLLFAFVFFWGYIAFSQYMLLWYANMPETTRWFVVRGASMAEGFGNSWGRLLVFLLFGHFIIPFFGILSRHVKSNKHAMIFWTVWLLVMHYFDLYWLVMPELGPHFTIGLPELGTLLFVSCTYLIGASLIATRTSLLPIGDPRLGASIAVTAAY, from the coding sequence ATGACAAAACAAACCACTATCGAACCTGTTTATCTTTCCATCCCTCGTACCGTGATTCTGATTTTGTGTGGTGGAGCCGTCGCTGGTGCTCTGTTGTCGGTCACCGCTTCAATGCTTTACACTGGCGGTGCCCACCGGGTCATGTTGTCGTACCTGGTTGCCTTTGCGTTCGCACTGAGTCTTTCGCTCGGCTCCTTGTTCTTTGTCCTGGTCCAACACTTGACGCGAGCCGGTTGGGGCGTGTTGGTCCGTCGCCCCGCTGAAATCTTTGCACTCAACGTCATTACGGTCGCGGTCCTTTTCGTGCCGCTCGCGTTTTCAGTCCTCGGTAACAGCGCCTCCCTATACCCTTGGGCAACCGCAAACGTCGATGAACTAACCCAAAGCAAGCAAAACTGGCTCCATCCCGGTCTTTTTCTTCTTCGCGCGGCTGTCTTCTTTGCGGTCTGGGCATGGATTGCATGGTTTTATTTCCATCGATCGCGTCACCACGATCTAGCGGGTGGCGAGGATGATACCAGACAAATGGAATGGTGGGCGGGGCCAGCGATGTTTGTCTTTGGCATCACGCTGACCTACGCTTCGTTCGACTTCTTGATGTCACTCGATCCGCATTGGTACAGCACGATCTTTGGCGTCTATTACTTTGCCGGTTGTGCGGTCGGCGGTTTTTCGATCCTACTGTTGTCCGTCCTGTTACTTGAAAAGTATGGAATCCTGACGCCGATTATCTCCGACGAACATCGACGAGACTTGGGCCGGTTGCTTTTCGCCTTCGTTTTCTTTTGGGGCTATATCGCTTTTAGCCAATACATGTTGCTTTGGTACGCCAACATGCCTGAAACCACGCGGTGGTTTGTTGTTCGCGGAGCTTCCATGGCGGAAGGTTTTGGCAACAGTTGGGGACGACTGCTCGTGTTCCTACTGTTCGGTCATTTCATCATTCCGTTCTTCGGCATCCTGTCACGGCATGTCAAGAGCAACAAGCATGCGATGATCTTCTGGACTGTATGGCTACTCGTGATGCACTACTTTGACCTCTATTGGCTCGTCATGCCTGAGCTAGGCCCACACTTTACGATCGGTCTGCCTGAACTTGGAACACTATTGTTTGTCAGTTGCACCTACTTGATCGGTGCGTCCTTGATCGCGACGCGAACCTCACTTCTCCCCATTGGAGATCCACGTCTCGGCGCGTCGATTGCGGTCACGGCGGCCTATTGA
- the ric gene encoding iron-sulfur cluster repair di-iron protein, giving the protein MVTIRFEDTSVGELVRQRPQRSRVFEQMGVDYCCGGKISLRQACEKKDVNLDEVCESLKTCDQVSGRSDELVDADAMTLTELADHIENTHHAYLKKEIPRLDWMTEKVARVHGEKDERLHRLRKAFLAFCAEVEPHLMKEERILFPMVRQLEVADAPQGFHCGSVANPIRQMELEHDHAGDELATMREVTDEFMPPEWACNTYRALLSGLAELEQDMHQHIHKENNVLFPKAVQLESQGGWS; this is encoded by the coding sequence ATGGTGACGATCCGTTTTGAAGATACGTCGGTTGGCGAACTCGTGCGTCAGCGACCACAGCGATCGAGGGTGTTTGAGCAGATGGGAGTCGATTACTGCTGCGGCGGTAAGATCTCACTGCGTCAGGCGTGTGAGAAAAAGGACGTTAATCTGGATGAAGTTTGCGAGAGCTTGAAGACCTGTGATCAAGTTTCCGGTCGTAGCGACGAACTTGTTGATGCGGATGCGATGACGTTGACGGAATTAGCGGACCATATCGAAAACACGCATCACGCTTATCTTAAAAAGGAGATTCCACGACTCGATTGGATGACGGAAAAGGTTGCTCGCGTGCATGGCGAAAAGGACGAGCGATTGCATCGACTGCGCAAAGCGTTTCTTGCCTTTTGTGCCGAGGTTGAGCCGCACCTGATGAAGGAGGAGCGAATCTTGTTTCCCATGGTCCGGCAACTTGAAGTCGCCGATGCCCCACAGGGATTCCATTGTGGTAGTGTGGCAAATCCGATTCGCCAAATGGAGCTCGAGCATGATCATGCTGGCGATGAACTGGCAACGATGCGTGAAGTCACGGACGAGTTCATGCCGCCCGAGTGGGCTTGCAACACGTATCGTGCGTTGTTGAGCGGTCTTGCCGAATTAGAGCAGGACATGCACCAGCACATTCACAAGGAAAATAACGTACTGTTTCCAAAAGCGGTTCAACTAGAATCGCAAGGTGGATGGTCGTGA
- a CDS encoding nitric-oxide reductase large subunit, with product MQYKKLWIGFWTVVVLSFIVLGYYGAELYRLAPPVPDEVVTTDGKVVWEGQQILDGQNVWQSIGGQQLGSIWGHGAYVAPDWSADWLHRECVWLLNAWSETEYSKPYSELDAAGKATLDDRLKREMRTNTYNVDSKQIVISPDRARAADAMSRYYAALFGDAEEFPEDVQFIADGGMTPSELRSAYAMPKNTIRDPERQELMNAFFFWTAWVCTTERPAEEGQVISGAVDKLAAEPSAPVTYTNNWPAERLVANAPSGAVVVWSVLSFVLLLAGVGLLAWYYAVLKSNEEEHTDLPPRDPLLALSPTPSMKATLKYFWVVIALILVQVGLGAVTAHYGVEGEGFYGIPLADYLPYSVTRTWHTQLAIFWIATAWLATGLFIAPAVSGHEPKFQRAGVNFLFVALLVIVVGSLFGTWYGTRQQMGLTMNFWFGHQGYEYVDLGRFWQLFLLVGLFLWLGLMVRALWPAFKQPGEHKHLLAMFLVASTAIAVFYASGIMWHRQTNLAIAEYWRWWVVHLWVEGFFEVFATVVIAFLFTRMGLLKTTTATAAVLFSSTIFLFGGIIGTFHHLYFTGTPTPVLALGAMFSALEVVPLVLIGFEAYENLTLTRAKPWVTAYKWPIYFFVAVSFWNLVGAGLFGFLINPPIALYYMQGLNTTPVHGHTALFGVYGMLGIGLTLFCLKGLASHKRWKTGILAISFWAINFGLALMVLISVLPVGLMQTWASVEYGFWYARSADFLQTDLMDTLRWLRIVGDTLFAVGIFGLTWFVLGLKTGWSTTDDEEPLFERAKQEPEWVTAT from the coding sequence ATGCAATACAAGAAGCTATGGATCGGTTTTTGGACCGTGGTCGTCCTCTCGTTCATCGTTCTCGGTTATTACGGTGCTGAGCTCTATCGGCTCGCTCCGCCGGTTCCAGACGAAGTCGTAACGACGGATGGCAAAGTCGTATGGGAAGGACAGCAAATCCTTGATGGACAAAACGTGTGGCAATCGATCGGCGGCCAACAGCTCGGCAGCATCTGGGGGCATGGTGCTTACGTCGCTCCAGATTGGTCTGCCGATTGGTTGCACCGCGAATGTGTTTGGTTGCTCAATGCTTGGTCCGAAACGGAATACAGCAAGCCGTATTCGGAGTTGGATGCAGCGGGCAAAGCGACGCTCGACGACCGGCTCAAACGCGAGATGCGGACGAACACGTATAACGTAGATTCGAAACAGATCGTGATCTCGCCTGACCGAGCACGCGCCGCCGACGCCATGTCGCGATACTATGCGGCACTCTTCGGTGATGCGGAAGAGTTCCCAGAAGATGTCCAATTTATTGCGGATGGCGGGATGACACCGTCCGAGTTACGTTCGGCTTATGCGATGCCGAAAAACACGATCCGTGATCCCGAGCGGCAAGAGTTGATGAATGCGTTTTTCTTTTGGACCGCTTGGGTTTGCACGACGGAAAGGCCAGCGGAGGAGGGGCAGGTGATCTCGGGTGCGGTTGACAAACTTGCCGCAGAACCATCCGCGCCCGTTACCTATACGAACAACTGGCCTGCCGAACGCCTCGTCGCGAACGCCCCCAGCGGTGCGGTGGTCGTCTGGTCCGTTCTCAGTTTCGTGCTGCTCCTTGCCGGAGTGGGGCTGCTGGCTTGGTACTATGCGGTGCTGAAATCGAATGAAGAAGAACATACGGACCTGCCACCACGCGACCCGTTGCTGGCACTTTCACCCACTCCATCGATGAAGGCAACTCTAAAATACTTTTGGGTTGTGATCGCATTGATATTGGTTCAAGTAGGGCTCGGTGCTGTGACGGCTCACTATGGTGTCGAAGGGGAGGGGTTCTACGGTATCCCACTGGCTGACTACCTGCCTTACAGTGTCACGCGAACTTGGCACACTCAGTTGGCGATCTTCTGGATCGCGACCGCGTGGCTGGCAACCGGCTTGTTTATCGCGCCAGCGGTATCGGGGCATGAACCAAAATTTCAACGCGCTGGAGTGAATTTCCTGTTTGTGGCACTATTGGTCATCGTCGTCGGGTCGCTGTTCGGTACTTGGTATGGAACTCGTCAGCAAATGGGCTTGACGATGAACTTCTGGTTCGGCCATCAAGGCTACGAATACGTTGACCTCGGCCGGTTTTGGCAGTTGTTCCTTCTTGTTGGCTTGTTCTTGTGGCTTGGCTTGATGGTTCGAGCCCTATGGCCTGCGTTCAAGCAGCCTGGCGAACACAAGCATTTGTTGGCAATGTTTCTAGTCGCGTCCACCGCGATCGCAGTCTTTTACGCCTCCGGAATCATGTGGCACCGACAAACGAATCTGGCGATTGCCGAATATTGGCGATGGTGGGTGGTGCACTTGTGGGTCGAAGGCTTCTTTGAAGTTTTTGCAACCGTTGTGATCGCATTTCTGTTCACGCGAATGGGACTACTGAAAACCACCACGGCGACCGCCGCAGTGTTGTTCTCCAGCACCATCTTCCTGTTCGGTGGGATCATTGGGACGTTCCACCACTTGTACTTCACTGGTACTCCCACGCCGGTCTTAGCACTCGGGGCGATGTTCAGTGCGTTAGAAGTTGTTCCACTTGTGTTGATCGGATTTGAAGCCTACGAGAACCTGACGCTGACTCGGGCGAAGCCATGGGTAACGGCCTACAAATGGCCTATCTATTTCTTCGTTGCGGTTTCGTTTTGGAATTTGGTCGGTGCCGGATTGTTCGGCTTCCTGATCAACCCACCGATTGCGCTGTACTACATGCAAGGCTTGAACACGACGCCCGTTCACGGGCACACGGCGTTGTTCGGCGTCTACGGGATGCTGGGAATTGGTTTGACGCTGTTTTGCTTGAAAGGATTGGCTAGCCACAAGCGTTGGAAGACAGGCATTTTGGCAATCAGCTTCTGGGCAATCAACTTCGGTCTAGCGTTGATGGTTTTGATCTCGGTGCTGCCAGTCGGATTGATGCAGACTTGGGCCAGTGTCGAGTACGGTTTCTGGTACGCTCGCAGCGCTGATTTTCTGCAGACGGATCTGATGGATACCTTGCGATGGCTGCGAATCGTCGGCGATACGCTGTTCGCCGTTGGCATCTTCGGGCTGACTTGGTTCGTGTTAGGCCTAAAGACAGGTTGGTCCACAACCGATGATGAGGAACCATTGTTCGAGCGAGCGAAGCAAGAGCCCGAATGGGTGACTGCAACGTAG